A DNA window from Synchiropus splendidus isolate RoL2022-P1 chromosome 2, RoL_Sspl_1.0, whole genome shotgun sequence contains the following coding sequences:
- the zfp91 gene encoding E3 ubiquitin-protein ligase ZFP91 isoform X2: MVALQGRENNSDDSKEPVPNAQALPPRRLPTQIRSKPSAPKTVSGSAKPVFKTEPGVESQAATDDELKVKEKCDIEKKEEVDDVSEPAMVDEDDPDFKDDPNDPNFEPEDSASGADEIISSDEDLPFSDDLNDQSYDPKAERDPSKVKRKVPPRQRERERREKAPKKESAGTEIKVEGSDNVESVEEEPKVEEEKVDDPNGPRKRGRRKKDDKTPRLPKRRKKPPVQYVRCEIEGCGTVLAHPRYLQHHIKYQHLLKKKYVCPHPSCGRLFRLQKQLLRHAKHHTDQRDYICEFCARAFKSSHNLAVHRMIHTGEKPLQCEICGFTCRQKASLNWHMKKHDADATYQFACSICGKKFEKKDCVVAHKAKSHPEVLIAEALAANAGALITTPAALLELPGNSMQTGVVSVEAQSEPAGPEEAPQVAAVGHQVVVLGQERNLHNMQVPVTISLSPIDPPSPADAQQQTHLQLQMPVQFVQAPPPQPAQIQHLTLHPGGVVTQQQPQLHPLQSYTSQQQQQCQGQILQMSFQPVSQAQTPSSSIMATTAAQHTPTTNCFTLDSPALSSPSQPAGSEAVRDDTVVWQQTG, encoded by the exons ATGGTGGCGCTCCAGGGCCGCGAGAATAA CTCGGATGACTCCAAGGAACCTGTCCCAAATGCTCAAG CACTGCCCCCTCGAAGGCTCCCGACCCAGATCCGGTCCAAGCCTTCAGCACCCAAGACTGTGTCTGGTTCTGCTAAGCCTGTGTTTAAGACTGAGCCAGGAGTAGAGAGTCAAGCTG CCACTGATGATGAgttgaaagtgaaagaaaagtgtGACAT agaaaagaaagaggaagtggaTGATGTCTCAGAGCCTGCGATGGTGGACGAAGATGACCCAGACTTCAAGGACGACCCCAATGACCCGAACTTTGAGCCCGAGGACAGTGCCAG CGGTGCAGATGAGATCATCAGCAGCGATGAAGACCTTCCGTTTTCCGATGACCTGAACGATCAGAGCTATGACCCGAAGGCTGAAAG GGACCCAAGTAAAGTAAAGCGCAAAGTCCCTCCCAGACAGCGGGAgcgggagaggagagagaaagccCCCAAGAAGGAAAGTGCGGGGACTGAGATAAAGGTTGAAGGTTCAGACAACGTGGAGAGTGTGGAGGAGGAACCGAAGGTGGAAGAAGAGAAAGTCGACGACCCAAATGGACCCAGGAA GAGAGGTCGGCGGAAGAAAGATGACAAAACACCACGGCTGCCAAAGAGGAg GAAGAAGCCCCCTGTGCAGTACGTTCGCTGTGAGATTGAGGGGTGTGGCACAGTCCTGGCTCATCCTCGCTATCTGCAG CATCACATAAAATACCAGCACTTACTGAAAAAGAAGTACGTTTGCCCTCACCCATCTTGCGGGAGACTTTTCCGGCTGCAGAAACAGCTGCTTCGTCACGCCAAACATCACACAG ACCAGAGAGACTACATCTGTGAGTTCTGCGCTCGTGCCTTCAAGAGCTCCCACAACCTGGCCGTGCACCGGATGATCCACACAGGAGAGAAGCCCCTCCA ATGTGAAATCTGCGGCTTCACCTGCCGCCAGAAAGCGTCTCTGAACTGGCACATGAAGAAGCACGACGCCGACGCCACCTACCAGTTCGCCTGCTCCATCTGCGGGAAGAAGTTTGAGAAGAAAGACTGCGTGGTGGCGCACAAGGCCAAGAGTCACCCGGAGGTCCTCATCGCAGAGGCGCTGGCCGCCAACGCCGGCGCGCTCATCACGACGCCTGCCGCTCTCTTGGAGCTCCCTGGGAACTCCATGCAGACCGGGGTCGTCAGCGTGGAGGCACAGAGCGAGCCCGCGGGCCcggaggaggcgccgcaagtCGCTGCGGTGGGTCACCAAGTCGTCGTTCTGGGTCAAGAGCGGAACCTCCACAACATGCAGGTTCCCGTGACAATATCGCTGTCCCCCATCGACCCTCCATCCCCTGCTGACGCCCAGCAGCagactcacctgcagctgcagatgcCTGTTCAGTTTGTGCAGGCGCCGCCGCCACAGCCAGCCCAAATCCAGCACCTGACCCTCCACCCGGGCGGCGTGGTGACCCAGCAGCAGCCCCAGCTTCACCCTCTCCAGTCGTATACCtcgcagcaacagcagcagtgtcAGGGCCAGATCTTGCAGATGAGCTTCCAGCCAGTGAGCCAGGCACAGactcccagctcctccatcatGGCCACCACGGCGGCCCAGCACACGCCCACCACCAACTGCTTCACCCTGGACAGCCCTGCGCTGAGCTCGCCCTCTCAGCCTGCTGGCTCGGAAGCGGTGCGGGACGACACCGTGGTTTGGCAGCAGACAGGATGA
- the si:ch211-113e8.11 gene encoding uncharacterized protein si:ch211-113e8.11, whose amino-acid sequence MNSLVGYGVSSDSDSDAEERGETLEPDGSPLKRSRNFLLESGSSESDGDADPGADLDPLKRCPSPQHPGLAARFQGAVHQNKLPPPALNASSGSSSVFANPFKAQAEQKLSALQKHVPLTLQSKPSQIGGKKMCVSYRRDGRCRFGIKCKFAHDSDLQTALTASDGRSSLSNETPPQAVSGEGGGSEETEEDAQRAKKRKAGLSNTLIPPKRAMKQLAMQRDRERLHWS is encoded by the exons ATGAACTCCCTGGTTGGATATGGCGTCTCCTCGGACTCTGACAGTGATGCCGAAGAGAG AGGGGAGACTCTGGAGCCGGATGGTTCACCTCTTAAAAGGTCCCGCAACTTCCTGTTGGAGTCGGGCTCCAGTGAGTCAGATGGAGATGCAGATCCAGGGGCTGACCTGGACCCACTGAAGCGGTGCCCTTCCCCACAACATCCGGGCCTTGCTGCCCGCTTCCAGGGCGCCGTCCACCAGAACAAACTGCCCCCTCCTGCTCTGAACGCCAGCTCgggcagcagcagtgtgtttgcAAACCCCTTCAAGGCCCAGGCCGAGCAGAAGCTTAGTGCCCTACAGAAGCACGTCCCACTCACCCTGCAGTCCAAGCCCTCTCAGATCGGGGGGAAGAAGATGTGTGTGTCGTACAGAAGGGACGGGAGATGCAGGTTCGGGATCAAATGCAAGTTCGCACACGACAGCGACCTTCAGACGGCGCTGACCGCATCTGATGGTCGCTCATCTCTGAGCAATGAAACTCCACCTCAGGCTGTGTCCGGTGAAGGTGGCGGGtcagaggagacggaggaggacgCTCAAAGAGCCAAGAAGAGGAAGGCGGGACTGAGCAACACGTTGATTCCACCCAAGCGCGCCATGAAGCAGCTGGCCATGCAGAGGGACAGAGAGCGGCTCCACTGGTCCTGA
- the zfp91 gene encoding E3 ubiquitin-protein ligase ZFP91 isoform X1, translated as MEPTSERPDDVNKGDELAEDKAAEQTPAPSTPDTPRRGLRNGRSRSGVAADVNGAVTSPQQSSGRVLRDRSTRSVPAWLKDAKSDGEEEESADSGASKRRKVSNSRRKKNVEPVGLVDVGGEVAADSLQGTDSDDSKEPVPNAQALPPRRLPTQIRSKPSAPKTVSGSAKPVFKTEPGVESQAATDDELKVKEKCDIEKKEEVDDVSEPAMVDEDDPDFKDDPNDPNFEPEDSASGADEIISSDEDLPFSDDLNDQSYDPKAERDPSKVKRKVPPRQRERERREKAPKKESAGTEIKVEGSDNVESVEEEPKVEEEKVDDPNGPRKRGRRKKDDKTPRLPKRRKKPPVQYVRCEIEGCGTVLAHPRYLQHHIKYQHLLKKKYVCPHPSCGRLFRLQKQLLRHAKHHTDQRDYICEFCARAFKSSHNLAVHRMIHTGEKPLQCEICGFTCRQKASLNWHMKKHDADATYQFACSICGKKFEKKDCVVAHKAKSHPEVLIAEALAANAGALITTPAALLELPGNSMQTGVVSVEAQSEPAGPEEAPQVAAVGHQVVVLGQERNLHNMQVPVTISLSPIDPPSPADAQQQTHLQLQMPVQFVQAPPPQPAQIQHLTLHPGGVVTQQQPQLHPLQSYTSQQQQQCQGQILQMSFQPVSQAQTPSSSIMATTAAQHTPTTNCFTLDSPALSSPSQPAGSEAVRDDTVVWQQTG; from the exons ATGGAACCTACAAGCGAGCGACCTGATGATGTGAATAAAGGTGACGAGCTTGCGGAGGACAAGGCCGCAGAGCAGACCCCGGCCCCCAGTACGCCGGACACCCCGCGGAGGGGCCTGAGGAACGGGCGCTCCCGGTCAGGTGTCGCGGCTGACGTAAACGGGGCTGTAACCAGCCCACAGCAGAGCTCCGGCCGCGTTCTGAGAGATCGCTCCACGAGGTCCGTACCGGCCTGGCTGAAGGACGCCAAGAGcgatggagaggaagaggaaagtgCGGACAGTGGAGCGAGCAAGCGGAGGAAAGTCTCCAACTCCCGGCGCAAGAAGAACGTCGAGCCCGTGGGTTTGGTGGATGTTGGCGGTGAAGTAGCAGCTGACAGCCTTCAAGGAACTGA CTCGGATGACTCCAAGGAACCTGTCCCAAATGCTCAAG CACTGCCCCCTCGAAGGCTCCCGACCCAGATCCGGTCCAAGCCTTCAGCACCCAAGACTGTGTCTGGTTCTGCTAAGCCTGTGTTTAAGACTGAGCCAGGAGTAGAGAGTCAAGCTG CCACTGATGATGAgttgaaagtgaaagaaaagtgtGACAT agaaaagaaagaggaagtggaTGATGTCTCAGAGCCTGCGATGGTGGACGAAGATGACCCAGACTTCAAGGACGACCCCAATGACCCGAACTTTGAGCCCGAGGACAGTGCCAG CGGTGCAGATGAGATCATCAGCAGCGATGAAGACCTTCCGTTTTCCGATGACCTGAACGATCAGAGCTATGACCCGAAGGCTGAAAG GGACCCAAGTAAAGTAAAGCGCAAAGTCCCTCCCAGACAGCGGGAgcgggagaggagagagaaagccCCCAAGAAGGAAAGTGCGGGGACTGAGATAAAGGTTGAAGGTTCAGACAACGTGGAGAGTGTGGAGGAGGAACCGAAGGTGGAAGAAGAGAAAGTCGACGACCCAAATGGACCCAGGAA GAGAGGTCGGCGGAAGAAAGATGACAAAACACCACGGCTGCCAAAGAGGAg GAAGAAGCCCCCTGTGCAGTACGTTCGCTGTGAGATTGAGGGGTGTGGCACAGTCCTGGCTCATCCTCGCTATCTGCAG CATCACATAAAATACCAGCACTTACTGAAAAAGAAGTACGTTTGCCCTCACCCATCTTGCGGGAGACTTTTCCGGCTGCAGAAACAGCTGCTTCGTCACGCCAAACATCACACAG ACCAGAGAGACTACATCTGTGAGTTCTGCGCTCGTGCCTTCAAGAGCTCCCACAACCTGGCCGTGCACCGGATGATCCACACAGGAGAGAAGCCCCTCCA ATGTGAAATCTGCGGCTTCACCTGCCGCCAGAAAGCGTCTCTGAACTGGCACATGAAGAAGCACGACGCCGACGCCACCTACCAGTTCGCCTGCTCCATCTGCGGGAAGAAGTTTGAGAAGAAAGACTGCGTGGTGGCGCACAAGGCCAAGAGTCACCCGGAGGTCCTCATCGCAGAGGCGCTGGCCGCCAACGCCGGCGCGCTCATCACGACGCCTGCCGCTCTCTTGGAGCTCCCTGGGAACTCCATGCAGACCGGGGTCGTCAGCGTGGAGGCACAGAGCGAGCCCGCGGGCCcggaggaggcgccgcaagtCGCTGCGGTGGGTCACCAAGTCGTCGTTCTGGGTCAAGAGCGGAACCTCCACAACATGCAGGTTCCCGTGACAATATCGCTGTCCCCCATCGACCCTCCATCCCCTGCTGACGCCCAGCAGCagactcacctgcagctgcagatgcCTGTTCAGTTTGTGCAGGCGCCGCCGCCACAGCCAGCCCAAATCCAGCACCTGACCCTCCACCCGGGCGGCGTGGTGACCCAGCAGCAGCCCCAGCTTCACCCTCTCCAGTCGTATACCtcgcagcaacagcagcagtgtcAGGGCCAGATCTTGCAGATGAGCTTCCAGCCAGTGAGCCAGGCACAGactcccagctcctccatcatGGCCACCACGGCGGCCCAGCACACGCCCACCACCAACTGCTTCACCCTGGACAGCCCTGCGCTGAGCTCGCCCTCTCAGCCTGCTGGCTCGGAAGCGGTGCGGGACGACACCGTGGTTTGGCAGCAGACAGGATGA